The Vicia villosa cultivar HV-30 ecotype Madison, WI linkage group LG1, Vvil1.0, whole genome shotgun sequence genome includes a region encoding these proteins:
- the LOC131596250 gene encoding uncharacterized protein LOC131596250 translates to MSLPQFLIKAEVYFNRNNPPTEFKLPDGATSLANLTYKLIELLPTNDNRRVRKIEFREDWFNSYEMVKYNLIELKTDEDVKALWKSFCRRITKGLIELDAQITRFVDDIMKMLKRP, encoded by the coding sequence ATGTCTCTTCCTCAATTTCTAATTAAGGCAGAAGTGTATTTCAACAGAAACAATCCTCCTACTGAATTCAAGCTTCCAGATGGTGCCACATCTCTTGCCAATTTAACATACAAGTTGATTGAATTACTGCCTACTAATgataacagaagggtgagaaagaTCGAGTTTCGTGAAGACTGGTTTAATAGTTATGAAATGGTAAAATACAACTTGATTGAGTTGAAGACCGACGAAGATGTCAAGGCCTTGTGGAAATCATTTTgccgtaggataactaaaggtTTGATTGAGTTGGATGCGCAGATAACAAGATTCGTCGACGATATAATGAAGATGTTAAAACGTCCATAA